In a genomic window of Helianthus annuus cultivar XRQ/B chromosome 10, HanXRQr2.0-SUNRISE, whole genome shotgun sequence:
- the LOC110883039 gene encoding uncharacterized protein LOC110883039 — translation MEILSRLISNASTSEIFKWINTPNGGPVVSHFLYADDALILGEWSKENIQTIARILRIFHICLGLKINFHKSNLFGLGVSEEETEGLASILGCRTGTFPFKYLGISVGANMNRINNWYPVVDTFQKRLSSWKALSFSIGGRVTLIKAVLESLPIYYLSTFKEPVKVVEKHESLMKRFLWAGNDSVKKMHWVSWDRVALPKNLGGWACVNSSTLIFLSCLNGFGGSKLKKKASGNRL, via the coding sequence ATGGAAATTCTATCTCGTCTCATATCCAACGCGAGTACCTCCGAAATTTTTAAATGGATCAATACGCCTAACGGAGGCCCGGTGGTCTCGCATTTTCTTTATGCGGATGATGCGTTAATTCTGGGGGAATGGAGCAAGGAGAATATTCAAACGATTGCTAGAATTTTGAGGATTTTCCACATATGTTTAGGTTTAAAAATTAACTTCCATAAGTCGAATCTGTTCGGGCTTGGGGTTAGCGAAGAAGAAACTGAAGGTTTAGCATCTATTTTGGGGTGTAGGACAGGTACGTTCCCGTTTAAGTATCTTGGTATTTCGGTGGGAGCTAACATGAACAGGATAAATAATTGGTACCCGGTGGTGGATACCTTTCAAAAAAGACTTTCGTCTTGGAAGGCTTTATCTTTTTCTATCGGTGGTAGAGTTACATTAATTAAAGCGGTTTTGGAGAGCTTGCCTATATACTACCTCTCTACGTTCAAGGAACCTGTCAAAGTTGTGGAGAAACATGAATCGTTGATGAAAAGGTTTCTTTGGGCTGGTAATGATTCAGTGAAGAAGATGCATTGGGTGTCTTGGGATCGGGTGGCGCTTCCGAAAAACTTGGGGGGTTGGGCTTGTGTAAATTCAAGTACATTAATTTTTCTCTCCTGTCTAAATGGATTTGGAGGTTCAAAGTTGAAGAAGAAAGCCTCTGGAAATCGGTTATAG